TGATTTAGCAATTGAGGTTATCATTACTCATGGGGGAATTAATTCTTTAGAAATCTACAAAGCATTAGAAGTAACCGAGGTTTGGTTTTGGGAAGAAGAAAAACTAACGGTTTATGTTTTACAAAATCAAGAATATATTCAAGCCAACCAAAGCTCTTTATTTCCTGACTTACCGCTAGAGTTATTCGCAACCTATATTCCCAGTGATGAACCGTTTGATGCCGTTTTAGAGTTTAGCAATCAAATATAGCGTTTCAGAGTCTTTTGAGGAACAAAAAAGCAGTAACTGTTGCGATTAATCAAGGGGGCATACTGGTAGCAACGGTCAATCTATTGAAATTTGGGTTAACCTATCAAGAAAGACAACAATAATTCATGAGCAATGACAAATAACCAAGAACAAACTACCCACCAAGAAGCCCAGCCCAGTTATATTAAACTTGCTATGCGGAACATGGTTCGTAAGTCTGGGAAATCCTTAAGACACTTTTTCCTAAGCGCGATCGCGCTACTTGCTTTGTTTATTGGCTTATCTTACTTAACCCACTAATGTCTGTTCCTCTCTCCGTTTATATTCAAAGCCATATTCAGGAAGCAACTCTCCCGAAGGAATCTATTTGGGAACAATGGTTTCAAAAATGGGTTGACGCTTTAAAAGCTGAGTTACCACCAGCAACAGAATATGAATTGACACTATGTTTGGCTAATAACACTAAAATTAAAACTCTCAATGCCCAGTATCGGCAAAAAGACCAACCAACAGATGTTCTTGCTTTTGCCACCCTAGAAAATTCTTTATCAGAAGCAGAAAAGTTGCTTTTTCAGGAAGAACCGTTGTATCTTGGAGATATTATTATTTCCGTAGAAACTGCTAGAGAACAAGCCAAAACCTATGAGCATTCTTTGGAACAGGAACTAGCTTGGCTAGCAACCCATGGGTTACTTCATCTTCTTGGATGGGATCATCCTGATGATGAGAGCTTAGAAAAAATGCTTGCTCATCAAGAAACTTTATTGCTATTGTCAGGTCATAAAGTGATGAAAAATTAATATCAAGTAATGAATAATGAACCATCAACAATTAATCATCCCTAGCAATCAAGCTACTAAGAAACAAGGGGGAAATCATTTGACTGTTGTTCCCAACTCTTCTCAAACTCAACAAATTTCTTCCTCTCCTACTGAAGCCTCCTCTGTGAAACGTCGTTTTGCCTTTAAAGTTGCTCCTGATCTCATTAGCAGTTTTCGCTATGCCTTTAAAGGTGTGCATTATGCTTTCACCACCCAGAGAAATTTTCGCATTCATACCCTAATTGGTACAATCGCCCTAACTCTAGGGATTTTTTTACAGGTAAGTGCCGTAAAAATGGCAGTTATTGGCGTAACTGTTGCCTTTGTTCTAGTCTTAGAACTCATTAATACTGCTTTAGAATCAGTAGTTGACCTAACAGTTAAGCAAACTTATCATGATCTGGCTAAAATTGCTAAAGATTGCGCGGCTGGGGCAGTGCTAATTGGGGCTTTAGCTGCTTTATTTGTGGCTGGGGTGATTTTATTACCGCCACTGTTAACCCTTATTTTTAATTCCTAGAACGTTAAAATTTGATAACGAGCCTTATATCGGAGTCGGCCATGATTCTCGTTATCGACAATTACGATAGTTTTACTTACAATTTAGTCCAATATTTAGGAGAACTAGGGCACAGTATTGCTGTTGCCGAGGAAATTCAGGTTTATCGCAATGATGAAATCGATTTAAGCGCGATCGCGCATTTAAGCCCCAGTGGCATCGTTATTTCCCCTGGCCCAGGACGACCCGATGATGCTGGCATTTCCCTTGATTTAATCCGTGAGTTTGCCCCAACAATTCCCATCTTAGGCGTTTGTTTAGGACATCAATGTATTGGACAAGTCTATGGCGGCACCATTACCAATGCTGGCGTGTTAATGCACGGGAAAACTTCGGCAGTGCAACATACTAATGAGGGGGTTTTTCAAGGCTTAGAGAATCCTTTTACTGCCACTCGCTATCATAGTTTAGTGATCGCCCGAGATTCTATTCCTAATGTCTTAGACATTACCGCTTGGGTCGAAGATGGCACCATTATGGGTGTGCGTCACCGCGAGTATCCTCATTTACAAGGGGTGCAATTTCATCCTGAAAGTATTTTGACCAAAGCAGGAAAGCAATTATTGCAAAATTTCTTGGTATCCTTAACAGAGCCAATTAAAGTAGCATAAATATTATTAATTTTTCTATGAAGCGACGACAGTTATTACGTTATGTGGGTATAGGAACATTAGCGGCGGTAGGAGGAACACTCCTTTCTCCCCAAAGCTATCAAGCCCAAAATTCTCCTCAATTAGAAATTGAATGGCTTGGACACACTGCTTTTTTATTTAAAAGTGACGAGCATCGCGTTTTAGTGAATCCCTTTCGACCAATGGGTTGCACTGCTGGTTATCCCGCCCCAGAAGTGAATGCTGATTTAGTGATGATTAGTAGTCAACTTTTTGATGAAGGAGGAGGTGTTGCCAATTTACCCAATGATCCGCGAGTATTATTTGAATCGGGGTCTTATCAATTTCAAGGGATGAGTATTGAAGGAATTAGTATGCCCCATGATCGCGAAGGGGGACGACGGTTTGGCACTAATGTAGCCTGGAAGTGGGAACAAGCAGGCTTAAACATTCTCCATCTTGGCGGGGCAGCTGCGCCTTTTGAGACAGAGGAGCGCATTTTAATGGGACGACCTGATATATTAATTTTACCTGTGGGAGGAAGCCCCAAAGCCTTTACACCTGAGTTAGCTAAACGAGCTATGGAACGATTGCGCCCTCGTTTAGTCATTCCAAGCCATTATCTTACTGAAGCTGCTGATGAAGATAATTGCGATTTAGTCGGGGTAGAGGAGTTTACTGATCTTTTAGACGGGACTCCCTATCAACAAGTCAATGGCAATCAAATTAGCTTAACGGCAAATGATTTACCTGAACAAACAGAGATTAGGGTGATGAATAGCGAAGAATTATTAGTCAGCAATAATTAACCAATGACAAATAACGAATATCAACAACGGCGACAAGCCTTAATGGACAAAATCGGTCAAGGGACAGCGATTTTTCGCAGTGCGCCTACAGCGGTAATGCACAATGATGTGGAATACCCCTATCGTCAAGATAGTGATTTTTATTATCTGACGGGATTTGATGAAGAAGAGGCCGTTTTAGTGCTTGTGCCTCACCATGAAGAACATCAGTTTGTGTTATTTGTCCAACCCAAGGATGTCAAAAAGGAAACTTGGACAGGCTATCGGGTTGGGGTAGAAGCGGCGAAAGAAAAATTTGGGGCGGATGAGGCTTACCCCATCGAAGAGTTAGGAAAACAATTACCGCAATATTTACAAAAAGCGGATTGTCTTTACTATCATTTTGGACGGGACGAAGACTTTAATCATCGGATTCTAAAATGGTGGCAAAGGCTAATTGCCCAATATCCGAAAAAGGGAGTTGCTCCTCGCGCGATCGCGGATACTAATTTTATTTTACATCCGTTGCGCCAAGTAAAAAGTTCTCAAGAATTGGCACTCATTCGCAAGGCAGTTGATATTGCCACAGAAGCCCATAATTATGCCCAAAAGTTCGCGCAGCCGGGTCGATATGAATACGAAGTGCAAGCGGAAATTGAATATATTTTCACCAAAAATGGGGCCATGTCTCCTGCTTATCCCAGTATTGTTGCTTCAGGAGAAAATGCTTGCATTCTTCACTATATTGAGAATAAACGACAACTGCAAGAAAATGATTTACTCTTAATTGATGCAGGTTGTTGTTATGAATATTACAATTCTGATATTACTCGCACATTTCCTGTTAGTGGTAAATTTACCCCTGAACAAAAAATCATCTATGAACTGGTTTTAGAAGCCCAAATTAAAGCCATTGAACAAGTCAAAGCTGGGAATACTTATAATCAATTCCATGACACAGCAGTGCGAGTTTTAGTGGAAGGATTAATGGATTTAGGGATTTTACAGGGAGATATCGAAGAAATTATCAAAGAAGAAAAATATAAGCCTTATTATATGCACAAAACTGGGCATTGGTTAGGGTTAGATGTCCATGATGTGGGGGGTTATAAAATGGGGGAAGACCATTGGCAAACTCTACAACCTGGCAATGTCTTAACCGTAGAACCGGGGCTTTATCTGTCGCCTCATGCTAAACCTGTGGAAGGACAACCAGAACTGCCAGAACGTTGGCATGGCATTGGTGTGAGAATTGAAGATGATGTGTTGGTGACTGCGGATGGGAATGAAGTTCTCAGTGCGGCGGTTCCGAAATCAGTAGAAGTGATGGAAAGCCTTAAAGAATGAACTTTTCTAACGCTGCTACCACTCCATCTTCCTCTACACTAGGCGCAACCCAGTCTGCTTGAGCTTTAACTTCTGGTGGTGCGTCTCCCATGGCGATTCCCCAATGGGCATAGTTTAGCATTTCGAGATCATTAAAATTATCCCCCATCGCGATCGCGTTTTGGGCTTGTAAGCCTAAAACTTCCTCCACTAGATAGCGCACTGCTTTCCCTTTACTAGCACCGGGGTTACAGGCTTCTACAAAATAGGGGTTAGATTGGGTTAAATACAGTTGTTCCTCAGAATAAAGCTGTTTGAGTTTCGCTAATAAGGCTTTAGTTACCTCTGGCTGAGAACTCATAGCAAGAATTTTGGTGGGGCTTTGGTCTAAAAGGAAACGTAAATCACCAACAGGATTTGCTTTAATGCGACTGCGTTCAATATATAGTTCAGTCTCTTTTGTTACTTCTCGCACATATAATTGATCATCCAGATAAAAATGGACATCTAACGAAGATCGCAACGCAGGTTGTTCGCAAAAATCCAATAATTCTTCAGCTAAAGGAATGGGAACAGGTAAATGCCAAAGAGATTCTTGAGTTTTGGGATTTTTAATCCAAGCACCGTTATAGCAAATCACGGGCAAATCAGTCCCAATCGCTTGAGCAAAGTATAATGCCGAGCAATACATTCTTCCAGTGGCAAGTATCACTTGGATTCCTTGCTTTTGTAGTGCTTTTAAGGCTTGAATTACAGCTGAGTTAACTTCATTAGATTCGCCAGCAATTGTTCCATCAATATCAAGAATGATTAAACGGATATCCTCAAAATTTTGACAGCTAAGAGACTTAGTCATTACTTTCCCTGCATGATTAGACAAAACTATGTTACCTTTTAAAAACATTAAGCTTTTTTAAGCAACGCTTTCAGGATAGAATTAATACTCATGGTGGGATTTATCAAAAACATTTTTGGCTCTAAATCAAAAAATAACAATAACAACGAAGAAAAACCTAAGCGTCAAAAAGCCTTTTATCTTGATCCAGATGAGGCGAAAACTTATGGCAACATTGACTATATGCGCCAGTCCACTAAAACCAGAAAGACTTTTCCGAAAACACTCGATAATCCCGAAGGAAGCGAGTTGGTAGAAGAGGTTTCTGCAATGGAAAAAAAATCTCTTTCTAAATCGAACTCTAATCAGCAAAATGGGAAAACTAATAACCAGCCTTCCCAAGAAGCCCAAGAAGGAAAGATGTATTCGGCAAAGGATGATCCTTCTCTCCAGCAACGTCGTAAGTCTGATTCTAGCTTAGATACCTTCAGAAATATGGCTCGGGATATTAAAAAAGATTAGTCATTAGTCATTGGTAATTAGTCCTTGGTCATTGGTCATTAGTCATTAGTCATTGGTCATTGGTAATTAGTCATTAGTCATTGGTCATTGGTCATTAGTTATTAGTCATTAGTTATTGGGCTACAAACAACAAAGGACGAAGGACAAAGGACAAAGGACAAACCACAAAGGACAAACAACAAAGGACAAAATTGTTATGCTTGCTCAGGAAGAAAGCCAAACCCAATTTTATACTTGGAATGGTTATCAATGTGCTTATGAAGTACGAGAGCCTAATTTAACCAGCCAAGAATCTCCTGTCGCGTTACTCTTAATTCATCCCATTGGGGTGGGGTTGTCGCGACTATTTTGGGATCGCTTTTCTCAGCAGTGGCAAGGGGGGAACGGTGCAGAGACGATTTATAACCCAGACTTATTAGGCTGTGGCGAAACCGCTTCCCCGAGAGTGGCTTATTATCCAGAAGATTTTGCCGCTCCCTTAAAACATTTAATTGAGAATATCATTAAAAAGCCAGTGGTGATTATTTCTCAGGGGGCTTCTTTTCCCATTACCTTGGAGTTACTGGGGATGACGGCTTCGGAAAATATTGCAGGATTGATTTTAGCTGGGCCCCCTGCTTGGTCGATTATTACGCAGCCGAAACCAGAGCGCCAACAACGTTGGCTGTGGAACTTGTTTAACTCTCCTTTGGGAGGATTATTTTATCGGTATGCCCGTCGTCGTCAGTTTTTAGAGTCTTTTTCTGTGCGCCAGTTATTTGGGAAAGCAGAGGATGTGGATCAGCCGTGGTTAGATATGCTGAAAGCTGGGTCCGCTGATATGGCAAGTCGTCATGCTGTATTTTCTTTTTTAGCAGGATTTTGGCGGAAAAATTACGAAAGCGCGATCGCGCAAATCAAGCAACCAACGCTAGTTTTAATGGGAGAAACGGCTTCTAGCATCAGTAAAGATAGTCAACCAGAAGCACCTCAAAAACGGATTGATCAGTATTGTCAAACCCTTCCTAATGGACAGGGAAAAATTCTTCCAGGACGCAATGTTCTCCCTTATGAATCAACTACAGCTTTCACCGAAGCCTGTAAAGAGTTTTTGCAACAATTACGAAATTTTTAAAGAAGCAACACTCAATGAGCTAGAGAAATAATTACCGAAGTGACAAAAAGCAATAATAATGGGAAAAGCTTATTGACAAATTAAAACAATGGCAGAAAATCGAGCTTATGATTGGATAGATAAGTCTCTAGCTACTATTGAAAAAGCAGGTTGGCATCGTCAAGTTAAACAGATTAATGATCGTCCAGGGGCAGTTATTGAACTAGAAGGTCAATCGCTTATTAATTTTGCCAGTAATGACTATTTAGGATTAGCAGGTGATGAACGATTAATTAGAGCTGCCACCGAAGCCATTCAACAGTATGGAACAGGAACTACTGGTTCTCGCCTACTTAGTGGTCATCGCCAACTACACCAAAATTTAGAAAGCGCGATCGCGCAATTAAAACAAACCGAAGATGCCCTTGTTTTTAGTTCAGGTTATTTAGCCAACATCGGAACCATTACTGCTTTAGTGGGAACAAGAGACTTAATTTTAGCCGATCAATATAATCATTCTAGCCTGAAAAATGGAGCAACCATTGCCGGGGCAACAATTATTAACTATAACCATTGTGACTTAGAGCATTTAGAAGAAAACCTACAAGCCTATCGTTCCTCCTACCGCCGTTGTTTAATTGTCACTGACACAGTATTTAGTATGGATGGCGATATTTGTCCGCTTCCCAAAATTTTAGACCTAGCTGAGAGTTACGAAGCCATGGTGTTAGTAGATGAAGCCCATGGCACAGGCGTAATGGGAAAACGGGGAGCAGGTTGTGTTGAGTATTATGGATGCAGCGATCGCGCTCTGATTCAAATGGGAACCCTAAGCAAAGCCTTAGGCAGTTTAGGGGGATATATTGCTGGATCAGCAAAACTCATTGATTTTCTCCGCAACCGCGCCCCCAGTTGGATTTATACCACCGGACTTTCTCCAGCTGACACTGCTGCTGCCTTAGAAGCCATTCACATTATCCATAAGGAACCTGAACGCCGTCAGCAACTTTGGGAATCGATTATCAACCTAAAGCAAAACCTTGCCCACTTGCCCTTACTTCCCTCCGAATCTCCCATTCTCTGCCTTAAATTAAACAATCCCCAGCAAGCAGTTCAACTTTCAGCAGATCTACAAAACAATGGGATATATGTTCCCGCCATTCGCCCACCGACAGTCCCCTTTAGTCGTCTTCGCATTTCCCTAATGGCAACCCATCAACCTCAACATCTACAAAAATTGTTGGAGGTGATCAATAGTGAGTTTTTCTCTTAGAAAACTTGATATCATCGCTCCTTTTCCCTCAAACATTAGAGTTTTTAAGGAGTTTTAGGTTTTACTGCTACACTTTTTAAAGTGGTAACGTTTTTATATTGGGCTTAGGAGTGTCAAGACATACGACAAAATGTTCTATAGTGATTCCAAATAAAAAACAGCAACCTAAAAGTAGGGGGAGCATCTTGCTCCCTAGTAGCAGCCAAGATGGCTGCACTACGGAACTGAATTGGAACGACTATAACTCCTTAACCGACCAAATCACACATTTATGATGGAATGGAACGGAGCGAAGTAAGGATCTTCTCAGAACATCAGATAAACATAAAAATAAATATAAAATTACGCTATCTATGGA
This window of the Euhalothece natronophila Z-M001 genome carries:
- a CDS encoding DUF3285 domain-containing protein, with product MTNNQEQTTHQEAQPSYIKLAMRNMVRKSGKSLRHFFLSAIALLALFIGLSYLTH
- a CDS encoding alpha/beta fold hydrolase, coding for MLAQEESQTQFYTWNGYQCAYEVREPNLTSQESPVALLLIHPIGVGLSRLFWDRFSQQWQGGNGAETIYNPDLLGCGETASPRVAYYPEDFAAPLKHLIENIIKKPVVIISQGASFPITLELLGMTASENIAGLILAGPPAWSIITQPKPERQQRWLWNLFNSPLGGLFYRYARRRQFLESFSVRQLFGKAEDVDQPWLDMLKAGSADMASRHAVFSFLAGFWRKNYESAIAQIKQPTLVLMGETASSISKDSQPEAPQKRIDQYCQTLPNGQGKILPGRNVLPYESTTAFTEACKEFLQQLRNF
- the pepP gene encoding Xaa-Pro aminopeptidase, with protein sequence MTNNEYQQRRQALMDKIGQGTAIFRSAPTAVMHNDVEYPYRQDSDFYYLTGFDEEEAVLVLVPHHEEHQFVLFVQPKDVKKETWTGYRVGVEAAKEKFGADEAYPIEELGKQLPQYLQKADCLYYHFGRDEDFNHRILKWWQRLIAQYPKKGVAPRAIADTNFILHPLRQVKSSQELALIRKAVDIATEAHNYAQKFAQPGRYEYEVQAEIEYIFTKNGAMSPAYPSIVASGENACILHYIENKRQLQENDLLLIDAGCCYEYYNSDITRTFPVSGKFTPEQKIIYELVLEAQIKAIEQVKAGNTYNQFHDTAVRVLVEGLMDLGILQGDIEEIIKEEKYKPYYMHKTGHWLGLDVHDVGGYKMGEDHWQTLQPGNVLTVEPGLYLSPHAKPVEGQPELPERWHGIGVRIEDDVLVTADGNEVLSAAVPKSVEVMESLKE
- a CDS encoding diacylglycerol kinase family protein: MNHQQLIIPSNQATKKQGGNHLTVVPNSSQTQQISSSPTEASSVKRRFAFKVAPDLISSFRYAFKGVHYAFTTQRNFRIHTLIGTIALTLGIFLQVSAVKMAVIGVTVAFVLVLELINTALESVVDLTVKQTYHDLAKIAKDCAAGAVLIGALAALFVAGVILLPPLLTLIFNS
- the ybeY gene encoding rRNA maturation RNase YbeY translates to MSVPLSVYIQSHIQEATLPKESIWEQWFQKWVDALKAELPPATEYELTLCLANNTKIKTLNAQYRQKDQPTDVLAFATLENSLSEAEKLLFQEEPLYLGDIIISVETAREQAKTYEHSLEQELAWLATHGLLHLLGWDHPDDESLEKMLAHQETLLLLSGHKVMKN
- a CDS encoding MBL fold metallo-hydrolase — protein: MKRRQLLRYVGIGTLAAVGGTLLSPQSYQAQNSPQLEIEWLGHTAFLFKSDEHRVLVNPFRPMGCTAGYPAPEVNADLVMISSQLFDEGGGVANLPNDPRVLFESGSYQFQGMSIEGISMPHDREGGRRFGTNVAWKWEQAGLNILHLGGAAAPFETEERILMGRPDILILPVGGSPKAFTPELAKRAMERLRPRLVIPSHYLTEAADEDNCDLVGVEEFTDLLDGTPYQQVNGNQISLTANDLPEQTEIRVMNSEELLVSNN
- a CDS encoding anthranilate synthase component II; translated protein: MILVIDNYDSFTYNLVQYLGELGHSIAVAEEIQVYRNDEIDLSAIAHLSPSGIVISPGPGRPDDAGISLDLIREFAPTIPILGVCLGHQCIGQVYGGTITNAGVLMHGKTSAVQHTNEGVFQGLENPFTATRYHSLVIARDSIPNVLDITAWVEDGTIMGVRHREYPHLQGVQFHPESILTKAGKQLLQNFLVSLTEPIKVA
- the bioF gene encoding 8-amino-7-oxononanoate synthase, with amino-acid sequence MAENRAYDWIDKSLATIEKAGWHRQVKQINDRPGAVIELEGQSLINFASNDYLGLAGDERLIRAATEAIQQYGTGTTGSRLLSGHRQLHQNLESAIAQLKQTEDALVFSSGYLANIGTITALVGTRDLILADQYNHSSLKNGATIAGATIINYNHCDLEHLEENLQAYRSSYRRCLIVTDTVFSMDGDICPLPKILDLAESYEAMVLVDEAHGTGVMGKRGAGCVEYYGCSDRALIQMGTLSKALGSLGGYIAGSAKLIDFLRNRAPSWIYTTGLSPADTAAALEAIHIIHKEPERRQQLWESIINLKQNLAHLPLLPSESPILCLKLNNPQQAVQLSADLQNNGIYVPAIRPPTVPFSRLRISLMATHQPQHLQKLLEVINSEFFS
- a CDS encoding Cof-type HAD-IIB family hydrolase; this encodes MTKSLSCQNFEDIRLIILDIDGTIAGESNEVNSAVIQALKALQKQGIQVILATGRMYCSALYFAQAIGTDLPVICYNGAWIKNPKTQESLWHLPVPIPLAEELLDFCEQPALRSSLDVHFYLDDQLYVREVTKETELYIERSRIKANPVGDLRFLLDQSPTKILAMSSQPEVTKALLAKLKQLYSEEQLYLTQSNPYFVEACNPGASKGKAVRYLVEEVLGLQAQNAIAMGDNFNDLEMLNYAHWGIAMGDAPPEVKAQADWVAPSVEEDGVVAALEKFIL